The following are encoded together in the Tepidiforma bonchosmolovskayae genome:
- a CDS encoding multicopper oxidase family protein gives MSEPLASDTELTQVSTRLDRRRFLRKAGIVGAALPVAAGAIASACYEDPTGQKAEPTGVQPGNVKPGPTPASGGAPAAQEKWRKIDADHKQGVVDFLRNQKSPITRGRGNIPLEPRIENGVKVWDITVDEVDWEVAPGQVEKARGYNGMIPGPILRGRVGDRVRINVKNNLTESTAVHWHGIHVPYTMDGVPFVTQDPIEPGQTFTYEFTLKNAGSHMYHSHHDSADQVNRGLLGAFIVDPADPNDYPKYDREYILILNDSLLGYTLNGKSFPATDALVAKKGERILVRWMNEGMMYHPMHLHGLAMEVFAIDGYKLPNPYKCDTIDVPPGNRYDTIIDCFEPGLWAFHCHVLSHAESAAGFFGLVTVLVVEDENFKVADILKTVALPVTEPSPDLRVSLSTNRQNIPDTEKGVFTLWCEQNA, from the coding sequence ATGTCGGAACCCCTCGCCAGCGACACCGAACTCACCCAGGTGTCTACCCGCCTCGACCGGCGCCGCTTCCTCCGCAAGGCCGGCATTGTTGGCGCTGCCCTGCCGGTCGCAGCCGGCGCCATCGCCAGCGCCTGCTACGAAGACCCGACCGGCCAGAAGGCCGAGCCGACCGGCGTCCAGCCCGGCAACGTCAAACCAGGCCCCACCCCGGCCTCCGGCGGCGCGCCTGCAGCCCAGGAGAAATGGCGCAAAATCGACGCCGACCACAAGCAGGGCGTCGTCGACTTCCTCCGCAACCAGAAGAGCCCCATTACCAGGGGTCGCGGCAACATCCCGCTCGAGCCCCGCATCGAAAACGGCGTCAAGGTCTGGGACATCACCGTCGACGAGGTCGATTGGGAGGTCGCTCCCGGCCAGGTCGAAAAAGCCCGCGGCTACAACGGCATGATCCCCGGCCCGATCCTCCGCGGCAGAGTCGGCGACCGCGTCCGCATCAACGTCAAGAACAACCTCACCGAAAGCACCGCCGTCCACTGGCACGGCATCCACGTGCCCTACACCATGGATGGCGTCCCCTTCGTCACCCAGGACCCGATCGAGCCCGGCCAAACATTCACCTACGAATTCACGCTCAAGAACGCCGGCTCCCACATGTACCACTCCCACCACGACTCCGCCGACCAGGTCAACCGCGGCCTCCTCGGCGCCTTCATCGTCGACCCCGCCGACCCCAACGACTACCCGAAGTACGACCGCGAATACATCCTCATCCTTAACGACTCCCTCCTCGGCTACACCCTCAACGGCAAGAGCTTCCCGGCGACCGATGCCCTCGTCGCAAAGAAAGGCGAACGGATCCTCGTCCGCTGGATGAACGAGGGCATGATGTATCACCCGATGCACCTCCATGGCCTCGCCATGGAAGTCTTCGCCATCGACGGCTACAAGCTCCCCAACCCGTATAAGTGCGACACCATCGACGTGCCGCCCGGCAACCGCTACGACACCATCATCGACTGCTTCGAACCTGGCCTCTGGGCCTTCCACTGCCACGTCCTCAGCCACGCTGAAAGCGCCGCCGGCTTCTTCGGCCTCGTCACGGTCCTCGTCGTCGAAGACGAGAACTTCAAAGTCGCCGATATCCTCAAGACCGTCGCCCTGCCGGTTACCGAACCCTCGCCCGACCTTCGCGTCAGCCTCTCCACGAACCGGCAGAACATCCCCGATACCGAAAAGGGCGTCTTCACCCTCTGGTGTGAACAGAACGCCTGA
- a CDS encoding MaoC family dehydratase, whose amino-acid sequence MATYDDISIGDSASFSKTISESDVYLFAGITGDLNPAHVDAVSAARGMFRQRIAHGMLTGSFISTVLAMQLPGPGSIYVSQTLNFRAPVFFGDTLTARVEAIEKLEQRRWVKFKTTVTNQDGKTVVEGEAVVIPPSA is encoded by the coding sequence ATGGCTACCTACGACGACATCTCCATCGGCGATTCCGCGTCCTTCTCGAAAACGATCTCCGAATCCGACGTCTACCTCTTCGCAGGCATTACCGGCGACCTCAACCCGGCGCACGTCGACGCCGTCAGCGCCGCCCGCGGCATGTTCAGGCAGCGCATCGCACACGGCATGCTCACCGGCTCCTTCATCTCGACCGTCCTCGCCATGCAGCTCCCGGGCCCGGGCTCCATCTACGTCAGCCAGACCCTCAACTTCCGGGCGCCCGTCTTCTTCGGCGATACCCTCACGGCCCGCGTCGAAGCCATCGAAAAGCTCGAACAGCGCCGCTGGGTAAAGTTCAAGACAACCGTCACCAACCAGGACGGCAAGACGGTCGTCGAGGGCGAAGCCGTCGTTATCCCGCCCTCGGCCTGA
- a CDS encoding cytochrome P450: MFFRPDRPGYGENPYPELERLRRTEPVHWSANLGAWVLTRYAECEQVLLDAETFSADPADGAGQAGERVAAHRAAMPLGDAPILGHTDGPDHARLRAVVNRAFGARAIAAREHGIRELVGELLERAERGRPFELMDGLARPLATMTVLQHFGLPPARREGFHAAALAVMRARVDGLSDPAAPRAAEAAAGYILETLDEAAPPGAGGGSTLAGELARALDAGELSAAEAVMLLVHIGLAGNGPTAMALGHAVAALAMHPDVAAALAAGSLGAAAVIEETLRWDSPTHSVPRFARRDAVVGGRRVRAGQRLLVMIGAANRDPERFADPDRFDPRRTGPRHLSFGVGMHYCLGAPLARAELAIALEELVRRFGVPRVVEAARGGTLEVRGFERLVIAPWEPGELEG, from the coding sequence GTGTTCTTCCGACCGGACCGGCCGGGCTATGGCGAGAACCCGTACCCGGAGCTCGAGCGGCTGCGGCGAACGGAGCCGGTGCACTGGAGCGCGAATCTCGGGGCGTGGGTGCTGACGCGGTACGCGGAGTGCGAGCAGGTGCTCCTCGATGCGGAGACGTTTTCGGCGGACCCGGCCGACGGGGCGGGGCAGGCCGGCGAGCGGGTGGCGGCGCACCGGGCGGCGATGCCGCTCGGAGATGCGCCGATCCTCGGGCATACCGACGGCCCAGACCATGCCCGGCTTCGCGCTGTGGTGAACCGGGCGTTCGGGGCGCGGGCGATCGCGGCGCGGGAGCACGGAATCCGCGAGCTCGTGGGGGAGCTCCTGGAGCGGGCGGAGCGAGGCAGGCCGTTCGAGCTGATGGACGGGCTGGCGCGCCCGCTGGCGACGATGACTGTGCTCCAGCATTTCGGGCTGCCGCCCGCGCGCCGGGAGGGGTTTCACGCGGCGGCGCTGGCGGTGATGCGGGCGCGGGTGGATGGGCTGTCAGACCCGGCGGCCCCCCGCGCGGCGGAGGCTGCGGCTGGATACATCCTGGAAACGCTGGACGAGGCGGCACCGCCCGGGGCGGGCGGCGGTTCGACCCTTGCGGGCGAGCTGGCGCGGGCGCTGGATGCGGGGGAGCTCTCGGCGGCGGAGGCGGTGATGCTGCTGGTGCACATTGGGTTGGCCGGGAACGGGCCGACCGCGATGGCGCTCGGGCACGCGGTCGCGGCGCTGGCGATGCACCCGGATGTCGCGGCGGCGCTGGCCGCCGGCAGCCTTGGCGCGGCAGCTGTAATCGAGGAGACGCTCCGGTGGGACAGCCCGACACACTCGGTGCCGCGGTTCGCGCGGAGGGACGCGGTGGTGGGCGGCCGGCGTGTCCGCGCCGGGCAGCGGCTGCTGGTGATGATCGGTGCAGCGAACCGGGACCCCGAGCGGTTCGCGGACCCGGACCGGTTCGACCCGCGGCGGACGGGGCCGCGGCACCTGAGCTTCGGCGTCGGGATGCACTACTGCCTGGGTGCGCCGCTGGCGCGCGCGGAGCTGGCGATTGCGCTCGAGGAGCTGGTCCGGCGGTTCGGCGTGCCGCGGGTGGTCGAGGCTGCACGGGGCGGGACGCTGGAGGTGCGCGGGTTCGAACGGCTGGTCATCGCGCCGTGGGAGCCGGGCGAGCTCGAGGGCTGA
- the folP gene encoding dihydropteroate synthase, with protein sequence MTSTRPVSWPLARAYRAPSTVIRGREFRWGARTYVMGIINVTPDSFSGDGVNADPGAAAALACRFEAEGADILDIGAESSRPGAQELDPAEELRRLLPCLRAVRAATGLPISVDTYHASVAEAALEAGADAVNDIWGLRRDPDMAAVAARAGCPVIAMHNQRGRTFHDVVGDIAAGFEATLAIASGAGIPPERIILDPGFGFGWTPEQNLEMLRRLPELWRFDLPLLVGTSRKSTIGLVLDAPVDQRLEGTAATVAFSIAAGADIVRVHDVAAMVRVARMTDAIARAGWRQPPAL encoded by the coding sequence ATGACCAGCACCCGGCCCGTCTCCTGGCCCCTCGCACGCGCCTACCGCGCACCCTCCACCGTCATCCGCGGCCGCGAATTCCGCTGGGGCGCCCGCACGTACGTCATGGGTATCATCAACGTCACCCCCGACTCCTTCAGCGGCGATGGCGTCAATGCCGACCCCGGGGCTGCCGCCGCGCTCGCCTGCCGCTTCGAGGCCGAGGGCGCCGACATCCTCGATATCGGCGCCGAATCCTCCCGCCCCGGCGCGCAGGAACTCGACCCCGCCGAAGAGCTCCGCCGCCTCCTCCCCTGCCTCCGCGCCGTGCGCGCCGCCACCGGGCTCCCTATCTCCGTCGATACCTACCACGCCTCCGTCGCCGAAGCCGCCCTCGAGGCCGGCGCCGACGCCGTCAACGACATCTGGGGCCTCCGCCGCGACCCCGACATGGCCGCCGTTGCCGCCCGCGCCGGCTGCCCCGTCATCGCCATGCATAATCAGCGCGGGCGCACCTTCCACGACGTCGTCGGCGACATCGCCGCCGGCTTCGAGGCCACCCTGGCCATCGCATCCGGCGCGGGCATCCCCCCGGAGCGCATCATCCTCGACCCCGGCTTCGGCTTCGGCTGGACCCCCGAGCAGAACCTCGAAATGCTCCGCCGCCTGCCCGAACTCTGGCGCTTCGACCTCCCCCTCCTCGTCGGCACCTCCCGCAAGTCCACCATCGGCCTCGTCCTCGATGCGCCCGTCGACCAGCGGCTCGAAGGCACCGCCGCCACCGTCGCCTTCAGCATCGCCGCCGGCGCCGATATCGTCCGCGTCCACGACGTCGCCGCCATGGTACGCGTCGCCCGCATGACCGACGCCATCGCCCGCGCCGGCTGGCGCCAGCCGCCCGCCCTATGA
- a CDS encoding endonuclease/exonuclease/phosphatase family protein: MVVRLRVATWNLRNIADRWTERKPLLLAAFRELAPELCGLQEVAFGTERQDDALAAELGGHPRQFAAESPRFPGFGNAILAACGEVLVHEVADLGFGRTAQRVLVALPGGLALWFGNTHLHHPPDARAEREAQAERLLAWLGAAPQADAEVFVGDFNAPPGEPAYRAMEAGGFRSAYREVHGAEPAVTWPSGIVAEGMDMDGDPACLDYIWLRGRAAATRAWLHGTTPAPWDPTLYPSDHFAVAAEISVG; this comes from the coding sequence ATGGTGGTTCGTCTGCGGGTGGCGACGTGGAACCTTCGGAACATCGCGGACCGGTGGACGGAGCGGAAGCCGCTGCTGCTGGCGGCGTTCCGCGAGCTTGCGCCGGAGCTGTGCGGTCTGCAGGAGGTGGCGTTCGGGACCGAGCGCCAGGACGACGCGCTGGCGGCCGAACTGGGCGGGCACCCGCGGCAGTTTGCCGCGGAGAGCCCGCGGTTTCCCGGGTTCGGGAACGCAATCCTCGCAGCCTGCGGCGAGGTGCTGGTCCACGAGGTCGCGGACCTCGGCTTCGGGCGGACGGCGCAGCGGGTGCTGGTGGCGCTGCCGGGCGGTCTGGCGCTGTGGTTCGGGAACACCCACCTGCACCACCCGCCGGATGCGCGGGCTGAGCGCGAAGCCCAGGCGGAGCGGCTGCTTGCGTGGCTGGGCGCGGCGCCGCAGGCCGATGCGGAGGTTTTCGTCGGCGATTTCAATGCGCCGCCGGGGGAGCCGGCCTACCGGGCGATGGAGGCGGGCGGCTTCCGTTCAGCGTACCGGGAGGTGCACGGGGCGGAGCCGGCGGTGACGTGGCCTTCGGGGATCGTGGCGGAGGGGATGGACATGGACGGGGACCCGGCCTGCCTCGACTACATCTGGCTGCGCGGGCGGGCGGCCGCGACCCGGGCATGGCTCCACGGAACGACGCCGGCGCCCTGGGACCCGACGCTCTACCCGAGCGACCATTTCGCGGTCGCGGCCGAGATCTCGGTGGGCTGA
- a CDS encoding universal stress protein, whose amino-acid sequence MAENGPILIPLDGSSLAEYALVDAAWLKQVTGLPVRLIHVMEHDGTPEERQHAAEKFREYATAQAEKHGLGEVTCDVVVGPPAKEILQAAETASYVVIATHGRGGFKAMVLGSVADKVIRGSKVPVLAEPGTEAPEPPGNGRPILVALDGSEDAEKGLALARELAAKAELPLVLLRAYSVPPPAGIEFSYYPADLSATLEAAAREYLQATAKPGERTVLVQGDAATAILEVAEQEKASLIVMTSTGKGLLKRLALGSTTDRVVHRTHRPVLVVPTHHD is encoded by the coding sequence ATGGCAGAGAACGGACCGATTCTGATCCCGCTCGACGGTTCGAGCCTTGCGGAGTATGCGCTCGTCGACGCCGCGTGGCTGAAGCAGGTCACAGGGCTGCCGGTGCGGCTCATCCACGTGATGGAGCACGACGGGACGCCCGAGGAGCGGCAGCATGCGGCGGAGAAGTTCCGGGAGTACGCGACGGCGCAGGCTGAGAAGCACGGCCTGGGCGAGGTGACGTGCGACGTGGTCGTAGGGCCGCCTGCGAAGGAGATTCTGCAGGCGGCGGAGACGGCCTCGTACGTGGTCATTGCGACGCACGGGCGGGGCGGCTTCAAGGCGATGGTCCTCGGGAGCGTGGCGGACAAGGTGATCCGGGGTTCGAAGGTGCCGGTGCTGGCGGAGCCGGGGACGGAGGCGCCAGAGCCGCCCGGGAACGGCCGGCCGATCCTCGTGGCGCTCGACGGTTCCGAGGACGCGGAGAAGGGGCTGGCCCTCGCGCGGGAGCTGGCGGCGAAGGCGGAGCTGCCGCTGGTGCTCCTGCGGGCGTACAGCGTGCCGCCGCCCGCGGGGATCGAGTTCTCGTACTACCCGGCGGATCTTTCGGCGACGCTGGAAGCGGCGGCACGGGAGTACCTCCAGGCCACGGCGAAGCCGGGCGAGCGGACCGTGCTGGTGCAGGGCGACGCCGCGACGGCGATCCTGGAGGTTGCAGAGCAGGAGAAGGCGAGCCTGATTGTGATGACATCGACGGGCAAAGGCCTGCTGAAGCGGCTCGCGCTGGGGAGCACGACCGACCGGGTGGTGCACCGTACGCACCGGCCCGTGCTGGTGGTGCCCACGCATCACGACTGA
- a CDS encoding CaiB/BaiF CoA transferase family protein: MATGPLQGVKVLEFSQIIAGPFCGMHLADMGAQVTKFEPLEGEPWRVFVELVPKESRTFASLNRGKRGVAMDMTRPEAQEVIHRLVRDADVVVINYRPGVAEQLRIDYETLRAINPRLIYCENTAYGRYGPLAHRGGYDLVVQAMTGLMAGEAKMQGDVPTYIYPAVADYATGIQMANAICAALFYRERTGKGQRIDCTLMGTAIAMQTSQFTWIRAFDEEVIPPMLAELQQARAEMKSFAEQVAVHNKYRPAAAGNIYYRVYQTKDGFIAVGALSHSLRLKVLAATGLRDPRFREDGSFEMNPPGWEVEGPKLVQEAEALFRTKTTEEWAETMERHGVPAGPLYFIEELFDHPQTLANGLQVELDHPLLGPYKMVGPPFQMSEARLAAQGPSPMLGEHTDEVLAEAGLGAEEIAALRAAGVVR; the protein is encoded by the coding sequence ATGGCAACCGGACCGCTGCAGGGCGTCAAGGTACTCGAGTTTTCGCAGATCATCGCGGGGCCGTTTTGCGGCATGCACCTGGCCGACATGGGGGCGCAGGTCACGAAGTTCGAGCCGCTGGAAGGCGAGCCGTGGCGGGTGTTCGTGGAGCTGGTGCCGAAGGAGTCGCGGACGTTCGCGAGCCTGAACCGCGGGAAGCGGGGCGTGGCGATGGACATGACGCGGCCGGAGGCGCAGGAAGTGATCCACCGGCTGGTGCGCGACGCGGATGTGGTGGTGATCAACTACCGCCCGGGCGTGGCCGAGCAGCTGCGGATCGACTACGAGACGCTCAGGGCGATCAATCCGCGGCTGATCTACTGCGAGAACACGGCGTACGGGCGGTACGGGCCGCTGGCGCACCGGGGCGGCTACGACCTCGTGGTGCAGGCGATGACGGGCCTGATGGCGGGCGAAGCGAAGATGCAGGGCGACGTGCCGACCTACATCTACCCGGCGGTTGCGGACTACGCGACGGGCATTCAGATGGCGAACGCCATCTGCGCGGCGCTCTTCTACCGCGAGCGGACCGGGAAGGGGCAGCGCATCGACTGCACGCTGATGGGGACGGCGATTGCGATGCAGACGAGCCAGTTCACGTGGATTCGGGCGTTCGACGAGGAGGTTATCCCGCCGATGCTTGCGGAGCTGCAGCAGGCGCGGGCGGAGATGAAGAGCTTCGCGGAGCAGGTGGCGGTCCACAACAAGTACCGGCCGGCGGCCGCGGGGAACATCTACTACCGGGTGTACCAGACGAAGGACGGGTTCATCGCGGTCGGCGCGCTCAGCCACTCGCTGCGGCTGAAGGTGCTGGCCGCGACGGGGCTCAGGGACCCGCGGTTCCGGGAGGACGGGAGTTTCGAGATGAATCCGCCGGGATGGGAGGTCGAGGGGCCGAAGCTGGTGCAGGAGGCGGAGGCGCTGTTCCGGACGAAGACGACCGAGGAGTGGGCGGAGACCATGGAGCGGCACGGGGTGCCGGCCGGGCCGCTGTACTTTATCGAGGAGCTGTTCGACCACCCGCAGACGCTGGCGAACGGTCTGCAGGTGGAGCTGGACCATCCCCTGCTGGGGCCGTACAAGATGGTGGGCCCGCCGTTCCAGATGTCGGAGGCGCGGCTGGCGGCGCAGGGGCCGAGCCCGATGCTGGGGGAGCACACGGACGAGGTGCTGGCTGAGGCCGGCCTGGGCGCAGAGGAGATTGCGGCGCTCCGTGCGGCGGGGGTAGTGCGGTAG
- a CDS encoding M67 family metallopeptidase gives MAIAIRLTRAQLDQMIAHALEDAPIEACGLIAARDGVVTEIRRARNAENSPYRFSIDPLETRRHEEAIDAAGAELAGFYHSHTGSPPIPSPTDIRMMGPFFGPPFVHFVIGVADRANPEVRAWYIQDGQPVEQEFEILPG, from the coding sequence GTGGCCATCGCCATCCGCCTCACCAGGGCGCAGCTCGACCAGATGATCGCTCACGCCCTCGAAGATGCCCCCATCGAAGCCTGCGGCCTCATCGCCGCCCGCGACGGCGTCGTGACCGAAATCCGCCGCGCCCGCAACGCCGAAAACAGCCCCTACCGCTTCTCCATCGACCCTCTCGAAACCCGCCGCCACGAAGAAGCGATCGATGCCGCCGGCGCAGAGCTCGCCGGCTTCTACCACTCCCACACCGGTTCGCCCCCCATCCCCAGCCCCACCGACATCCGCATGATGGGCCCCTTCTTCGGCCCGCCCTTCGTCCACTTCGTCATCGGCGTCGCCGACCGCGCCAACCCGGAGGTCCGCGCCTGGTATATCCAGGACGGCCAGCCGGTCGAGCAGGAGTTCGAAATCCTCCCCGGATGA
- the folK gene encoding 2-amino-4-hydroxy-6-hydroxymethyldihydropteridine diphosphokinase, with protein sequence MTRVAIALGSNLGDRLGNLRAAIAALEAAGIAVVRRSFAWETPPVPADQPPFLNAAVLAETDLPPAALLAELKAIEHALGRRPARRWGPRPIDLDILFYGELRLEAPELTIPHPRIAERAFVLAPLAEILEGPLPVLGASALDLLERTGLQGARRLCAL encoded by the coding sequence ATGACCCGCGTCGCCATCGCCCTCGGGTCCAACCTCGGCGACCGCCTCGGTAACCTCCGCGCCGCCATCGCCGCCCTCGAAGCCGCCGGCATCGCCGTGGTCCGCCGCTCCTTCGCCTGGGAAACGCCTCCGGTCCCTGCCGACCAGCCCCCCTTCCTCAACGCCGCCGTCCTCGCCGAGACCGACCTCCCGCCCGCCGCTCTCCTCGCCGAACTGAAGGCGATCGAACACGCGCTCGGCCGCCGCCCTGCCCGCCGATGGGGCCCGCGCCCCATCGACCTCGACATCCTCTTCTACGGCGAACTCCGGCTCGAGGCCCCCGAACTCACCATCCCCCATCCCCGCATCGCCGAGCGCGCCTTCGTCCTCGCGCCCCTTGCCGAAATCCTCGAAGGCCCGCTGCCCGTCCTTGGCGCCTCCGCGCTCGACCTGCTCGAGCGGACCGGGCTCCAGGGAGCGCGCCGCCTCTGTGCCCTCTAA
- a CDS encoding MarR family winged helix-turn-helix transcriptional regulator, with translation MGGADGGPDRTKREFPRSRLEERAAAWVAEGGLEAETFFAAYDLNSAGQLLLSALNQAMQKALGLTYEAWRILWLLELVPTSEPRRLAHTLWLSRPAVTASLNRLEELGYITRQRAANDRRLVVVEATAAGREAAERGRTAYVELVRQFFEGFSEEERAELSRLARAFWRLNYEAARRAGMEPKVRPAVVALPQDKRTEGTDGGEQAGG, from the coding sequence ATGGGCGGAGCGGACGGCGGCCCGGACCGGACGAAGCGGGAGTTTCCGCGGTCGCGGCTGGAGGAGCGGGCCGCGGCGTGGGTCGCCGAGGGCGGGCTCGAGGCGGAGACGTTTTTCGCGGCCTACGACCTGAACTCGGCGGGGCAGCTGCTGCTGAGCGCGCTGAACCAGGCGATGCAGAAGGCGCTGGGGCTGACGTACGAGGCGTGGCGCATCCTGTGGCTGCTGGAGCTGGTGCCGACGAGCGAGCCGCGGCGGCTCGCGCACACGCTCTGGCTGAGCCGGCCGGCGGTGACGGCTTCGCTGAACCGGCTGGAGGAGCTGGGGTACATCACCCGGCAGCGGGCGGCGAACGACCGGCGGCTGGTGGTGGTGGAGGCGACGGCCGCCGGCAGGGAGGCGGCGGAGCGCGGGCGGACGGCCTATGTCGAGCTGGTGCGCCAGTTCTTTGAGGGGTTCAGCGAGGAGGAACGGGCGGAGCTGTCGCGGCTGGCGCGGGCATTCTGGCGGCTGAACTACGAGGCGGCGCGCCGGGCGGGCATGGAGCCGAAGGTGCGGCCGGCGGTGGTTGCGCTGCCGCAGGACAAGCGCACGGAGGGGACGGACGGGGGCGAGCAGGCGGGGGGCTAG
- a CDS encoding NAD-dependent epimerase/dehydratase family protein — MRILVTGGAGFIGSHIVDAFVEAGHDVAVVDNLATGRRSNVNRDARLYEVDIHAREFERIVADFRPEVISHHAAQASVKVGQADPVHDLEVNGGGTARVCALAIQYGVRKIIYASSGGTVYGEPQTLPVPEDHPIAPRSNYGASKYVGELYVELAARTAGIEFTTFRYGNAFGPRQDPHGEAGVVAIFTGLMLAGQPCTIDGDGEQRKDYLYVADIARANLLALEAGNGLVANIGTGVGTTVNEIYRVLSEATGNTVPPRHGPPRPGDVRNFWLDCTRAREVLGWQPEVSFEEGIRRTVEAFRSAAGAR, encoded by the coding sequence ATGCGCATCCTCGTGACCGGCGGCGCCGGCTTCATCGGCTCCCACATCGTCGATGCCTTCGTCGAAGCCGGCCATGACGTCGCCGTTGTCGACAACCTCGCCACCGGCCGCCGCTCCAACGTCAACCGCGACGCCCGCCTCTACGAGGTCGATATCCACGCCCGCGAGTTCGAGCGGATCGTCGCCGACTTCCGCCCCGAGGTCATCAGCCACCACGCCGCCCAGGCCAGCGTCAAAGTCGGCCAGGCCGACCCCGTCCACGACCTCGAAGTCAACGGCGGCGGCACCGCCCGCGTCTGCGCCCTCGCCATCCAGTACGGCGTCCGCAAGATCATCTACGCCTCCTCCGGCGGCACCGTCTACGGCGAGCCGCAGACCCTTCCCGTCCCCGAAGACCACCCCATCGCCCCCCGCTCCAACTACGGCGCCTCCAAGTACGTCGGCGAGCTTTACGTCGAACTCGCCGCCCGCACCGCCGGCATCGAATTCACCACCTTCCGCTACGGCAACGCCTTCGGCCCCCGGCAGGACCCCCACGGCGAGGCCGGCGTGGTCGCCATTTTCACCGGCCTCATGCTCGCCGGTCAGCCCTGCACCATCGACGGCGATGGCGAACAGCGCAAGGACTACCTCTACGTCGCCGATATCGCCCGCGCCAACCTCCTCGCTCTCGAAGCCGGCAACGGCCTCGTCGCGAACATCGGCACCGGCGTCGGCACCACCGTCAACGAAATCTACCGCGTCCTCTCCGAGGCAACCGGCAACACCGTGCCGCCCCGCCACGGCCCGCCCCGCCCCGGCGACGTCCGCAACTTCTGGCTCGATTGCACCCGCGCCCGCGAGGTGCTCGGCTGGCAGCCCGAGGTCAGCTTCGAAGAAGGCATCCGCCGCACCGTCGAAGCCTTCCGCTCCGCGGCCGGCGCCCGCTGA
- a CDS encoding response regulator transcription factor, translating into MDWCRCCEQGSAGWELAWRPLRRYRRWLAAGPDRGERVEVCEGCARWLAGLVVDARGGGESRLFGQPGANGRHLVFDDQCAACCESPAERAYAVRWASGPAVRGELFLCTACARWLLGLARSGRTVRGMGERYLDGAYGAWPHPRLRGMRTWARVRDAGATAVLAAATETMGLEPCEAPGEADAVLVEATPSGQARALAASLGPAVRRMVVLAAHGCRADVAGALELGAAGWVTVPATPQQLTAALARLARGQAGGAWDPATLLPAADPTGGDRPWLWMPVPGGDGWELAWLVRRFCRGYDTVGAAEGGIAVVPVVPPACIGRVRERLQEAVGGAAAIEVRRSGEPPARRFEAAG; encoded by the coding sequence ATGGACTGGTGCCGCTGCTGCGAGCAGGGGAGCGCCGGCTGGGAGCTGGCCTGGCGTCCGCTGCGGCGCTACCGGCGGTGGCTGGCGGCCGGGCCGGACCGGGGGGAGCGGGTGGAGGTGTGCGAGGGGTGTGCCCGGTGGCTGGCGGGCCTCGTGGTGGATGCGCGCGGCGGAGGCGAGAGCCGCCTGTTCGGCCAGCCGGGGGCGAACGGCCGCCACCTGGTCTTCGATGACCAGTGTGCGGCCTGCTGCGAGTCACCGGCAGAGCGGGCGTACGCGGTGCGGTGGGCGAGCGGACCGGCTGTGCGTGGGGAGCTGTTCCTGTGCACCGCCTGTGCGCGGTGGCTGCTGGGGCTGGCCCGCTCGGGGCGGACCGTGCGGGGGATGGGCGAGCGGTACCTCGATGGGGCGTACGGCGCGTGGCCGCACCCGCGGCTGCGGGGGATGCGGACCTGGGCGCGGGTGCGCGACGCCGGGGCGACGGCGGTGCTCGCTGCGGCGACGGAGACGATGGGGCTGGAGCCGTGCGAGGCGCCGGGCGAGGCCGATGCGGTGCTGGTGGAAGCGACCCCCTCGGGGCAGGCGCGGGCACTGGCAGCGTCGCTCGGGCCGGCGGTGCGGAGGATGGTGGTGCTGGCGGCACACGGCTGCCGCGCGGACGTCGCGGGGGCGCTGGAGCTTGGCGCGGCGGGCTGGGTGACGGTCCCGGCAACGCCGCAGCAGCTGACCGCGGCGCTGGCGCGGCTGGCGCGGGGCCAGGCGGGCGGCGCGTGGGACCCTGCCACCCTCCTCCCGGCGGCAGACCCGACAGGGGGCGACCGGCCGTGGCTGTGGATGCCGGTGCCGGGCGGCGACGGGTGGGAGCTGGCGTGGCTGGTCCGGCGGTTCTGCCGGGGCTACGACACAGTGGGGGCGGCGGAGGGTGGCATCGCGGTCGTGCCCGTGGTGCCGCCGGCGTGTATCGGGCGGGTGCGTGAACGGCTGCAGGAGGCGGTCGGCGGCGCGGCGGCCATCGAGGTGCGCCGCAGCGGGGAGCCGCCGGCGCGGCGGTTCGAGGCTGCGGGATAG